From one Paenibacillus terrae HPL-003 genomic stretch:
- the licT gene encoding BglG family transcription antiterminator LicT yields the protein MKIAKVLNNNVVTVIDEQQKELVIMGRGIAFKKSAGDEIDEGKIEKIFKLESTEVSRKLMTLMSDIPIEYVEISDEIIQYAKTILGVELHDSIYISLTDHIHFAIERYRLGMDIKNALFWEIKRMYRKEFSIGTKALHMIQDKLGVTLPDDEGAFIALHLVNAQLNSEMRETVALTNIVKDIINIVSRFFVIELDEESLTYYRFITHLKFFAQRVMNGTPVQNADNSLHDMVKVQYKSAYACAEKIRDYTAKIYGRSLSQDEMLYLTIHIERIINNQ from the coding sequence ATGAAGATAGCAAAGGTGCTGAATAACAATGTCGTAACGGTCATTGATGAACAGCAGAAAGAATTAGTCATTATGGGAAGAGGCATTGCTTTTAAGAAAAGCGCAGGTGATGAGATTGATGAAGGGAAAATCGAGAAAATCTTTAAACTTGAAAGTACCGAGGTTTCCCGCAAGCTGATGACCCTGATGTCTGATATCCCTATTGAATATGTTGAAATTTCTGATGAGATCATTCAATATGCCAAAACGATACTTGGTGTGGAATTGCATGACAGCATCTATATTTCACTGACGGATCATATCCATTTTGCCATAGAGCGTTATCGTTTGGGGATGGATATAAAAAACGCCCTTTTCTGGGAAATCAAACGAATGTACCGCAAGGAATTCTCAATTGGGACCAAAGCACTACACATGATTCAGGACAAGCTGGGAGTTACGCTTCCGGATGATGAAGGAGCGTTCATCGCTCTGCATTTGGTGAATGCACAGCTCAACAGCGAAATGCGCGAAACAGTAGCCCTGACTAACATCGTCAAGGACATTATTAACATTGTAAGCCGCTTTTTTGTAATAGAGCTGGATGAAGAGTCGTTAACCTATTACCGCTTTATTACACATCTCAAATTTTTTGCTCAACGGGTAATGAATGGGACTCCTGTACAAAATGCAGATAATTCCCTTCATGATATGGTTAAGGTGCAGTATAAGAGTGCTTATGCCTGTGCGGAAAAAATAAGGGATTACACGGCTAAAATCTATGGTCGGAGCTTGTCCCAGGATGAGATGTTGTATCTCACCATTCATATCGAACGTATCATTAATAATCAATGA
- a CDS encoding beta-glucoside-specific PTS transporter subunit IIABC, giving the protein MDRNQLSKEILTLVGGEENVEQVVHCMTRLRFNLHDDKKAQKEQLQKTDGVMGVMESGGQFQVIIGNDVANVYKSLVSNMSKAPQSETGASNAAKKKQNPISSLFDFIAGMFTPILPAITGAGMIKGIIALLVAMNWMSDKSQTYTILAAIGDGAFYFLPIILAVSAARKLGSNMFIAAAIGASILHPTITALLASNVKVSFIGLPVTAATYSSTVIPIVIAIWLASYVEKFIDKYTHASLKLLVVPTLTLLIIVPLTLIAVGPLGSIIGNGLSGGISWLFENTGALAGLLLGGTFSLIIMTGMHYALVPIMIGSIATLGFDYMIPIMGAANLAQAGAALGVFLKSKNDKVKTVAFSTSLTAIMGVTEPAMYGVNMRFKKPFTAALIGGAVGGGFMSLFGTKAYVMGGLVGLPGLAMFIGPTFLYAILGLIIAFVVATLVTYLIGFTDEKKEEAPQATTDAAGEATTEEVAESTVASLPKGEKIPVYSPIMGEVKPLSEVNDPAFSQEIMGRGWAIEPSEGRVVSPVEGTVFSIAKSGHAIGLVSDSGLEMLIHVGMDTVKLKGLHFTPHVKAGDRVKVGDLLLEFDLAEIRKAGYETITPVIVTNVAQFSEMEPAGNQHKVIKEQELFYTVIV; this is encoded by the coding sequence ATGGATCGAAATCAATTATCCAAAGAGATACTTACACTGGTCGGTGGTGAAGAGAATGTTGAGCAGGTAGTTCACTGCATGACCCGTCTGCGTTTCAATCTTCATGATGATAAGAAAGCTCAGAAAGAGCAACTGCAGAAAACGGACGGCGTCATGGGAGTGATGGAAAGCGGCGGCCAGTTTCAGGTTATTATCGGTAATGATGTAGCTAACGTGTACAAATCGTTGGTGAGCAACATGTCCAAGGCACCACAAAGTGAAACAGGCGCAAGCAATGCAGCCAAGAAAAAACAAAACCCAATCAGCAGTCTGTTTGATTTTATTGCTGGTATGTTTACACCTATTTTGCCGGCGATCACCGGTGCAGGTATGATCAAAGGGATCATTGCTCTATTGGTGGCAATGAACTGGATGTCCGATAAGAGTCAAACCTATACGATTTTAGCGGCAATAGGGGACGGAGCATTCTATTTCCTGCCGATTATTCTGGCTGTGAGTGCTGCTAGAAAACTGGGAAGTAACATGTTTATCGCGGCCGCGATAGGCGCCTCGATTTTGCATCCGACGATTACGGCATTGCTGGCATCCAATGTGAAGGTTAGCTTCATCGGTCTTCCGGTGACAGCGGCCACTTATTCTTCGACCGTTATTCCAATCGTTATCGCGATCTGGCTGGCGTCCTATGTGGAAAAATTCATTGATAAGTATACGCATGCATCACTGAAGCTGCTTGTTGTTCCGACACTGACTCTGTTGATTATTGTACCTTTGACGTTGATTGCAGTAGGTCCGCTGGGCTCTATTATTGGGAATGGCCTGTCGGGCGGTATTTCCTGGCTATTTGAAAACACAGGTGCACTTGCAGGTCTGCTGCTCGGCGGTACCTTCTCCCTGATCATCATGACAGGTATGCACTATGCGTTGGTTCCTATTATGATTGGTTCGATTGCAACGTTGGGCTTTGACTACATGATTCCGATTATGGGAGCAGCTAACCTGGCTCAGGCTGGTGCTGCACTCGGCGTATTCTTGAAATCCAAAAATGACAAAGTTAAAACCGTGGCTTTCTCCACGAGTTTGACAGCTATTATGGGTGTAACGGAGCCTGCGATGTATGGTGTAAACATGCGGTTTAAAAAACCATTTACTGCAGCGTTGATCGGCGGAGCCGTCGGTGGGGGCTTCATGAGCTTGTTTGGTACAAAAGCGTATGTTATGGGTGGATTAGTTGGTTTGCCTGGTCTGGCGATGTTTATCGGACCGACTTTCTTGTACGCAATTCTTGGTCTCATTATTGCATTTGTGGTTGCTACATTGGTTACTTATTTGATCGGCTTTACAGATGAAAAGAAAGAAGAAGCACCACAAGCAACAACAGATGCTGCTGGAGAGGCCACTACTGAGGAAGTAGCAGAATCTACAGTAGCCTCACTGCCAAAAGGTGAGAAAATCCCGGTATACAGCCCGATTATGGGTGAGGTTAAGCCGCTCAGTGAAGTCAATGACCCTGCTTTTTCTCAGGAAATCATGGGTAGAGGTTGGGCTATTGAGCCATCTGAAGGTCGCGTTGTTTCTCCAGTTGAAGGTACAGTATTCTCCATTGCCAAAAGTGGACATGCCATAGGTTTGGTGAGTGATTCCGGGCTTGAAATGCTCATACACGTTGGGATGGATACGGTTAAGCTGAAAGGCCTTCATTTTACTCCTCATGTGAAAGCAGGGGATCGAGTAAAGGTAGGCGATCTCTTGCTGGAGTTTGATCTGGCGGAAATTCGTAAGGCTGGTTACGAAACGATTACACCTGTTATTGTTACGAACGTAGCTCAGTTTAGTGAGATGGAGCCTGCTGGAAACCAGCATAAAGTGATTAAGGAACAGGAGCTTTTTTATACAGTAATTGTCTAA